In Arthrobacter alpinus, a single window of DNA contains:
- the araB gene encoding ribulokinase — MTQDSYVIGIDYGTLSGRAVVVRVSDGAELASAVVEYPHGVVERSLPGSQDRLPPEWALQVPEDYRQVLKQAVPAAIAQAGINPADVKAIGTDFTACTMVPTTNDGTPLCELPQWAGEPHAFVKLWRHHAAQPQAERINELARERKESWLPRYGGLISSEWEFAKGLQMLEEAPEVYAAMDHWVEAADWIVWQLTGCYVRNACTAGYKGILQDGNYPSVEFLTALNPDFGQFVVDKVDHPIVSLGDVAGRLSAEAAAWTGLPEGIPVAVGNVDAHVTAPAAKAVHPGQMVAIMGTSTCHVMSSAELREVPGMCGVVDGGIIPGLYGYEAGQSGVGDIFGWFIKNSVPASYLEQAAKQGLGIHEYLTSLAERQNIGEHGLVALDWHSGNRSVLVDHELSGVVVGQTLATRPEDGYRALLEATAFGARVIVETFNAAGVPVTEFIVAGGLMKNQLLMQIYADVLNLPLSTIGSNQGPALGSAIHAAVAAGLYPDIMAASEAMGSVNKAVVSPIAENVAAYNALFAEYSLLHDYFGRGANEVMHRLKAIARNAQKVAVEPTGLIRAGVNA; from the coding sequence ATGACGCAGGATTCATACGTCATCGGGATTGACTACGGCACCCTGTCCGGGCGGGCGGTGGTTGTCCGGGTAAGCGATGGTGCCGAGCTGGCATCCGCCGTGGTGGAATACCCGCATGGAGTCGTTGAGCGCTCACTGCCCGGGTCTCAGGACAGATTGCCCCCAGAGTGGGCGTTGCAGGTTCCGGAGGATTACCGGCAGGTGCTCAAACAGGCGGTTCCGGCTGCCATTGCCCAGGCGGGGATCAACCCGGCCGATGTGAAGGCCATTGGCACCGATTTCACGGCATGCACCATGGTTCCCACCACCAATGACGGGACGCCGTTGTGCGAACTTCCGCAGTGGGCTGGCGAGCCACACGCCTTTGTGAAGTTGTGGCGCCACCACGCGGCGCAGCCCCAGGCCGAGCGTATCAACGAGCTCGCGCGGGAACGCAAGGAAAGTTGGTTGCCGCGCTACGGCGGGCTGATTTCCTCGGAATGGGAGTTTGCCAAGGGCTTGCAGATGCTCGAAGAAGCTCCTGAGGTTTATGCGGCCATGGATCACTGGGTGGAGGCCGCCGACTGGATTGTGTGGCAGCTTACGGGTTGCTACGTCCGCAACGCTTGCACGGCCGGCTACAAGGGAATCCTGCAGGACGGCAACTACCCTTCCGTTGAATTCCTGACAGCGCTGAATCCTGACTTTGGCCAATTCGTCGTGGACAAGGTGGACCACCCCATCGTCAGCCTTGGCGATGTTGCCGGGCGCCTCAGTGCTGAAGCAGCGGCCTGGACCGGTTTGCCTGAGGGGATCCCGGTTGCCGTAGGAAACGTTGACGCTCACGTCACGGCTCCTGCTGCCAAAGCCGTGCACCCGGGCCAGATGGTGGCCATCATGGGCACCTCGACCTGCCATGTCATGAGCTCCGCCGAATTGCGCGAGGTGCCTGGCATGTGTGGCGTTGTGGACGGCGGCATCATCCCCGGACTGTACGGCTACGAAGCCGGCCAGAGCGGCGTGGGTGACATCTTCGGTTGGTTTATCAAAAACTCGGTTCCGGCCAGCTACCTGGAGCAGGCAGCCAAACAGGGCCTGGGTATCCACGAATACCTGACCTCACTGGCCGAGCGACAAAACATTGGCGAACATGGACTGGTCGCACTGGACTGGCACAGCGGAAACCGCTCGGTCCTTGTTGACCACGAGCTCTCCGGCGTAGTCGTTGGCCAGACCCTGGCGACCCGTCCCGAGGATGGTTACCGGGCACTGTTGGAGGCAACGGCATTCGGAGCCCGTGTCATTGTGGAGACGTTTAATGCCGCAGGCGTTCCCGTAACTGAATTCATCGTTGCCGGCGGGCTCATGAAGAACCAGCTGCTCATGCAGATCTACGCGGACGTGCTAAATCTGCCGCTGTCCACGATCGGCTCCAACCAGGGTCCGGCACTGGGATCTGCAATCCACGCGGCCGTGGCTGCAGGGTTGTACCCGGACATCATGGCGGCCTCGGAGGCCATGGGCAGCGTGAACAAGGCTGTTGTCAGCCCCATCGCGGAAAATGTTGCTGCTTACAACGCCCTCTTCGCCGAGTACAGCCTGCTGCACGACTACTTTGGCCGTGGCGCAAATGAGGTCATGCACAGGCTCAAGGCGATCGCCCGCAATGCGCAAAAGGTTGCCGTCGAACCCACAGGCCTGATCCGAGCAGGGGTGAACGCATGA
- a CDS encoding L-ribulose-5-phosphate 4-epimerase, whose product MSYAAETGAAIATLREELCALHAELVRYELVVWTAGNVSARVPGADLMVIKPSGIDYDALLPESMVVTDLYGTPVDGEWGNPALAPSSDTAAHAYVYRHMPEVGGVVHTHSSYATAWAVRGEAIPCVLTMMGDEFGGEIPVGPFALIGDDSIGRGIVQTLEGSRSPAVLMQNHGPFTIGANAKAAVKAAVLCEEVARTVHLSRELGPTIPIDGAHIDSLHQRYQNVYGQ is encoded by the coding sequence ATGAGCTACGCAGCCGAAACCGGTGCCGCCATTGCAACGCTCCGTGAAGAATTGTGCGCGCTCCATGCAGAGCTCGTCCGCTACGAACTCGTCGTCTGGACCGCCGGAAACGTCTCCGCCCGGGTGCCCGGCGCGGACCTGATGGTCATCAAGCCATCCGGCATTGACTACGACGCGCTGTTGCCGGAATCCATGGTTGTTACCGACCTCTACGGAACCCCCGTGGATGGCGAGTGGGGCAATCCCGCGCTGGCGCCGTCGTCCGATACCGCCGCGCACGCCTACGTTTACCGGCACATGCCCGAGGTTGGTGGCGTAGTGCACACGCACTCCAGCTATGCCACTGCCTGGGCCGTACGGGGCGAAGCCATTCCGTGCGTCTTGACCATGATGGGCGATGAATTCGGCGGTGAAATCCCCGTGGGCCCGTTTGCCCTCATCGGCGATGACTCCATTGGCCGCGGCATTGTTCAGACGCTGGAGGGCTCCCGATCGCCGGCAGTGCTCATGCAAAACCACGGCCCGTTCACGATCGGCGCCAACGCCAAGGCTGCCGTGAAGGCCGCCGTCTTGTGCGAGGAAGTGGCCCGTACGGTGCACCTTTCACGTGAACTCGGCCCCACCATCCCCATCGACGGCGCGCACATCGACAGCCTGCACCAGCGCTACCAAAACGTCTACGGACAGTAA